A genomic stretch from Sander vitreus isolate 19-12246 chromosome 17, sanVit1, whole genome shotgun sequence includes:
- the pyroxd2 gene encoding pyridine nucleotide-disulfide oxidoreductase domain-containing protein 2 — MAAAVWTDRGRRAVAVVGTVTRSRSSHTALKSQYDALVIGGGHNGLVAAAYLQKGGLKTAVLERRHVLGGAAVTEEIFPGFLFSRCSYLLSLLRPHICADLELKKHGLKVYLRDPHAFTPLLEEGVSGAPPRSLTLGSDMAMNQMEIGKFSQKDAKAFPDFVAHLEKLAGAIQPLLDASPVDIPGVTTGSLRKRLAAAKTLMPIVKCGLKLGRNIPDFYEIITAPIMKILNRWFESEPLRATLATDAVIGAMTSPSNPGSGYVLLHHVMGELEKEKGAWGYVEGGMGGVSQAIASSARSYGVDIFTEKDVGQVLVGSDGAAKGVVLKDGTEIHSKVVLSNATPHVTFKNLTPQAALSPEFIRAVDQIDYTSPVTKINVAVDKLPNFLASPTPDDKPGPHHQCSIHLNCESVVLLETAYKEAINGRPSARPMLEMTIPSVLDPTLAPPGCHTVSLFSQFTPYHIEGREWTDQDREAYADTAFDWVEQYAPGFKKSVVGRDILAPPDLERIFGLTGGNIFHGSMSLDQLYLARPLPFLSDYRSPIKGLYLCGSGSHPGGGVMGSPGWNAALAVMADLKRR; from the exons GACACAATGGACTGGTGGCA gctgccTATCTTCAAAAGGGAGGACTGAAGACAGCGGTCTTGGAGCGTAGACATGTGCTTGGAGGAGCAGCTGTTACAGAGGAAATCTTTCCTG GTTTCCTCTTCTCCAGGTGTTCCTATTTGCTAAGCTTATTAAGACCCCACATATGTGCAGACTTGGAGCTCAAG aaaCATGGGCTAAAGGTGTATTTGAGGGATCCCCATGCTTTCACCCCCTTGTTGGAGGAGGGGGTGAGCGGTGCCCCACCAAGATCTCTCACCCTGGGCTCAGATATGGCCATGAACCAAATGGAAATTGGCAAGTTCTCACAGAAGGACGCTAAG GCCTTTCCAGATTTTGTTGCACACCTTGAGAAGCTAGCAGGAGCTATCCAACCTCTTTTGGATGCTTCTCCTGTCGACATTCCCGGTGTTACCACTGGATCACTGAGGAAGAGGCTGGCTGCAGCTAAAACACTGATGCCTATTGTCAAATGTG GTCTGAAACTGGGCAGAAACATTCCAGATTTTTATGAGATTATAACTGCCCCAATAATGAAG ATTCTCAATCGGTGGTTTGAGTCGGAGCCACTGAGAGCAACACTGGCTACTGATGCTGTGATAGGAGCCATGACCAGTCCAAGTAATCCTGGTAGTGG GTATGTGCTCTTGCACCATGTAATGGGAGAGTTGGAGAAGGAGAAGGGAGCATGGGGTTATGTGGAGGGAGGCATGGGAGGCGTGTCTCAGGCTATTGCCAGCTCTGCTCGATCCTACGGTGTAGACATTTTCACTGAGAAG GATGTAGGACAGGTCTTGGTTGGTTCAGATGGTGCTGCCAAGGGTGTGGTGCTAAAGGATGGCACAGAGATCCACAGTAAAGTTGTTTTATCAAATGCTACCCCACATGTTACCTTCAAAAACCTCACACCACAG GCTGCCCTTTCTCCAGAGTTCATCAGAGCCGTAGATCAAATAGACTACACTTCACCTGTGACCAAGATCAATG tggcaGTGGACAAGCTACCAAACTTTCTAGCATCTCCCACACCAGATGATAAACCTGGACCCCACCATCAGTGCTCCATTCATCTCAACTGTGAAAGCGTGGTGCTCCTGGAGACTGCATACAAGGAGGCCATAAATGGACGTCCCTCAGCAAG ACCCATGCTGGAGATGACTATCCCCTCTGTGTTGGATCCTACTCTGGCTCCCCCTGGTTGCCATACGGTGTCACTGTTCAGCCAATTCACCCCCTACCACATAGAGGGCAGGGAGTGGACTGACCAGGACAGGGAGGCCTACGCAGACACTG CATTTGACTGGGTGGAGCAATACGCACCAGGGTTTAAAAAGTCGGTTGTGGGCAGGGACATCTTGGCTCCACCTGACCTGGAGAGGATCTTTGGGCTCACTGGAGGG AATATTTTCCATGGATCAATGTCGCTGGACCAGCTCTACCTAGCACGACCTTTGCCCTTTCTCTCAGACTACCGTTCACCAATTAAAGGGCTGTATCTGTGTGGCAGTGGCTCTCATCCAG gtggtGGTGTGATGGGTTCTCCTGGCTGGAACGCAGCGCTCGCTGTCATGGCTGACCTGAAGCGTCGCTGA